The DNA segment GTAACACCAACATCAAGACGACAATTCAGCTTTTTCCTGCACCCACTTGTTCACCACCGCCAATGCTCTGCAACTGAATGATTTCAGCAGATACGCACCTTTTGATCCCTCCCAATTCTTAATCCTCACTTATTTTACTAACCTAGAGCTTCCTGTCTTCGTCTTTTTCTGTTTCAACGATGATTTAATCCTCAAGCCATCATGGATCGCCGTCGATTTGACGCCGCATCTTGAGCCTGGGTGGGCTGTCACCCTCGCGCTTCCCCCCTGAGTGCTGGTGGGGCCCAAATGTCCCCTCCTCAAACTGGGGGCCCACTGCCGCTCTATCATATCTCTCATCACACCCACCGCCTCCCCCACTATCCTTCCATTTAAGCCTCTGCATCCCACCTTGTTGACAGCCATATGTACTATAAGGAACTGGTCGTCTACACTATTATACCAGACTAGAAGAGTCGATGGTTCATAGGTAGGCATGATAGATGTACACAAGAGTTAAACAGGAAACAAAATTAAAGAACGGGCCCGCGCTGCGACCCTCGAGCTATGGTCAAGCTAGTAACTGCGGTCTATTGTACCGCACAGGGATGGGCCCCTCCGAAAAGAGATGCGTTGGCGATGGCAGCAGAGAGAGTAGACGTCATCGGACGGCTGAGCTGCATCTTCTGTGATAGAGTCGGCGGTTGAGGGTCATCAGCAGGCGGCGGAGGCGATGCGCCAGGCGGAGGTGGTGATGAGGGGGCGAGTGTGCCAGCCGAGGGTGAGGGAGCCGTCCTTCTCCTCAACCCGGTAGCCGTCGCCACCGGCGAAGAGGGCGAGAAGCATACTCGCCTGCTTGAAGGCGTTGGAGCCGATCGGGACGGGCTCGAAGCCGGCGCGGCCCATCCGTACCCGCCACTGGGCCAGCGCCTCGTGCCTCTCCGTCCGATCCGCCCCCTCGCAGGCCACCACGTTGCAGATCTGCCGACCCAGGTACACCTCCGACATCGCCTGGTCCCGCCGCCCGCCGCCACCGGCCGCGTCCGGCGCCGCCGAGACCCCGCCCTCCAGCGAGTCAAACATGGTCGAGTAGTAGTGCAGCGCCTCCGTGAAGCGCTCTAGGAACGTCTCTCCGTTGTGGTTCGCCTCCTGCTCCACCACAGTCACGATCCGCGGCCGCATCGCCCGGATCGTCCCCAGCACCTTCTCGAGTGCCCCTTGACGCGCCAGCAGCCGGTGCAACTCAAACACCGAGTTCACTGCCACCGCCTCCGGCTCCTCCTCGCCATCTCTGTCGCTGGCGACCGGGCCGAGCAGCATGTAGGGCTCCAGGTCCGCGAGGCTGGCGGCCACGAAGCCGCGGTAGCGGAAGTCGACGCGGATGGTATCGGCGAACTGGGCGAGCTTCCATCCCACCTCCTGCAAGGCGTCCGAGTGGTCGGGTTGCGGCGGTCCTATGCCGGTGAGGCGGAACGAGGGCGGGCCACCGGGGCGGAGGGCGAGGGCCTGGAGGAGGGCCGGCCACTGCAGTCCCTCCCGCATCCCGAAGTCGACTACGTGGACGCGGCGGCATCCGGCGAACGCCTCGAGGATCGCCTGGTTGGCGGTGAAGTGGGCGAACTTGAGGTTGGGGCAACTCTCGTAGAAGTGTTGGTGGAGCATGTCGTCGAAGGCCGGGAAGTCGAGGGTAGATCGGCTCAAGTTCCGGGCGGGCTGCGGCCGGTAGATGCGGCGTGCGAGGGCCTCGGCGAAGTATCCTGCGACCTTGCGCATCGCGCCTCCCTGCGACGTAGCCAGCACCGTGATCTGCTTCACCAGGGCGTCGGCTGCCTTCAGGTTGTCCTGCTGCACCGCCTCTGCGCACGCCATCAAGGCATGGACGAGGCGGATCCCGGACTCCTGCGTGTCAACCACCACCACCGGCAGCACCGCCGGTGATGTCGCCGCATCCGTTGTCGACGACGACGAGGGAGGAGAGCTGCAGAGCTTCATCCTCTTCCGATCTCTCGAGGACGGGGAGACCTCGTACTGGGTGTCGGACCCATACACGAAACGGCCTGCGACAGCGGGAGCGTGAAGTGACTCGAGGTGGTAGGCGTCGGCCGGGCAGCGGGGGCCGGAGGGGACGTCCACGGTGGTGATGGTGGAATTTTGCTCTGTTCCGTCAGGGGGAAGATTGAAGTGGTGTTGGAGGGGAGCGGGGGACAGCGGAGGCggggggagagggagagaaggGGCATTGAACTCGGAGAGGATGGTATCGACCCAGGTGGATACGTCGGAGGGGTTATAGTGGACGGCGTCGGAGGCGAGGTGGGAGAGGAGGGCATCGTCGTTGGCTGCGACGCTGCTCCCCATGGCCATCTCCAGCTGCTCCAGCTTCTGCGCGACGTCGGCCATCTCCGTCGACCGTATCTTGTACCCCAGCGCCGCCAGCAGCTCATCAACACCACCATCGTCGGCGTCCATCCTCGCCTTCCCCTTCTCGTCCTCCGTCTCCGCCGCCTCGACGGTCTCTTGACGTTCTCGTTTCATGTTCTTTTTGACCTTTTCTTCAAGTAGCGATCGAAGTGATCGATCCGTTTCTTATTCTCCTGCGACAGGGAGCGGACGCCAGCACTAGCCGCgagtgaagaagaagagaagggcgaTTCGAAGGCGTCTATAGGAGTGGAGCAGGAAGAGAGAAGACGTGGGAATAAGTTGGCACAGGTTGACGGAAGGTGGGGAGTGTGTAATAAGGTGGAACAAATTATTCAGGAGGCAGCAACTGGCTCCGTTCTCTCTCACTGAACCGCGATTCCACCTGCTTTCCTCATCATCCGCCACTTAAATTACCATAATTTTTCATAATTctt comes from the Musa acuminata AAA Group cultivar baxijiao chromosome BXJ2-8, Cavendish_Baxijiao_AAA, whole genome shotgun sequence genome and includes:
- the LOC135619434 gene encoding DELLA protein SLR1-like gives rise to the protein MKRERQETVEAAETEDEKGKARMDADDGGVDELLAALGYKIRSTEMADVAQKLEQLEMAMGSSVAANDDALLSHLASDAVHYNPSDVSTWVDTILSEFNAPSLPLPPPPLSPAPLQHHFNLPPDGTEQNSTITTVDVPSGPRCPADAYHLESLHAPAVAGRFVYGSDTQYEVSPSSRDRKRMKLCSSPPSSSSTTDAATSPAVLPVVVVDTQESGIRLVHALMACAEAVQQDNLKAADALVKQITVLATSQGGAMRKVAGYFAEALARRIYRPQPARNLSRSTLDFPAFDDMLHQHFYESCPNLKFAHFTANQAILEAFAGCRRVHVVDFGMREGLQWPALLQALALRPGGPPSFRLTGIGPPQPDHSDALQEVGWKLAQFADTIRVDFRYRGFVAASLADLEPYMLLGPVASDRDGEEEPEAVAVNSVFELHRLLARQGALEKVLGTIRAMRPRIVTVVEQEANHNGETFLERFTEALHYYSTMFDSLEGGVSAAPDAAGGGGRRDQAMSEVYLGRQICNVVACEGADRTERHEALAQWRVRMGRAGFEPVPIGSNAFKQASMLLALFAGGDGYRVEEKDGSLTLGWHTRPLITTSAWRIASAAC